One Stenotrophomonas maltophilia R551-3 genomic window, GCGGCGACAATGGGAAACGCTTCCAGTTTCTTTGACACATTCATTCCAATCTGGCGTTTCCCCAGCCCTTCCAGATACCGCCTCCGACGCGCCGCAGCGTGTCCACGCAGGTATCGATCGGAAATGCATCTGCATTGCAGAGCGCATGGGTCAGGTACTGCCAGTGTCCACCTCCAATGCAAGTGCCGAGCAATGTCCCGATACTTCACCTTTGCCGATTACCGCCGCTTCGGCCACCGCCACGGCTTCGACTACCGCGCCGATCCGGAACACCTGCGTGATGACCAGTGGGCCGGCCACGGCGAGGTCAACGAACAGTTCCTGCGCGGTGGCATGAGCCTGATCGCCTCCGACGTCCATAATCGCTTCCCGTATGTGGCCACCGCCCAGCAGAGTCCCGGCCTGGCCATCCGCGTGATGCTGCAGGGCCAGGTCGATGTACGTGTTCCGCGCCGTCCCGGATTTACCCTGCGCGCCGGCACCGCGATGACCGCCCACCACCGCGAGCAGGTCGAAATGACCGGCGCGCACCCCGGCGAAACGCACATGCGTGGGGTCAGCGTGATGGTGCCGGCCAAGATCGATCCGGACGTGTTCCAGCTGCCGCAGTTGGAGACCGCGCTCAATACCCATCTGGAATGCCGTCACTGGGCGATTCCGCACACCCTGCTGCCGGTGCTGGGGCAGCTGTTCGACAGCCCCTGGCAGGACGGCATCGATGCGTTGTGGCGCGAAGGCGTGGCCCTGCAGCTGCTGGCCGTTGGCCTGCAAGCCGAAGATCTGCAGACCGACCAGGTGCGCGCATTG contains:
- a CDS encoding helix-turn-helix transcriptional regulator — encoded protein: MSRYFTFADYRRFGHRHGFDYRADPEHLRDDQWAGHGEVNEQFLRGGMSLIASDVHNRFPYVATAQQSPGLAIRVMLQGQVDVRVPRRPGFTLRAGTAMTAHHREQVEMTGAHPGETHMRGVSVMVPAKIDPDVFQLPQLETALNTHLECRHWAIPHTLLPVLGQLFDSPWQDGIDALWREGVALQLLAVGLQAEDLQTDQVRALRAGQRERLERVRAYLHDDPSHTHSLVELAQLACMSPSSLRRHFAQQYGCSVFDYLHEQRMRHAEQGLREDGWTVEQAAAASGYRHPSNFAAAFRKRFGLVPSRWRTGPSKVG